In one window of Maribacter dokdonensis DSW-8 DNA:
- a CDS encoding MATE family efflux transporter yields the protein MANVSAEQLGTESISSLLIKQALPASIGILVMSLNVLVDSIFVGNWIGSIAIAAINVVLPISFFIGALGMAIGIGGASIISRALGAGNKEKALRTFGNQISFTILITTTMVAVGLTFVDTLIPAFGGKGSIFELAKIYYVIVLYGVPFLGLNMMGNNVIRSEGKPKFAMIAMIIPSIGNLILDYLLINVMDYGMEGAAWATTISYLLCFLYIVYFFLSHNSELKLSPKYLRIKFSIIKEISSLGMVTLSRQAVVSVIYLLMNNILFDLGGEAMVAVYAIIGRMLMFALFPVFGVTQGFLPIAGFNYGAEKYDRVKESIYTAIKYAAILATIVFAGLMIFPAEIAGLFLSHKPNMSELELATNAFVLENTPSAMRWVFAATPIIALQLIGAAYFQAIGKAVPALLLTLCRQGFFFIPLILILPNFLGELGVWISFPIADVLATIVTGYFLKKEIDKNLV from the coding sequence ATGGCAAACGTTTCCGCAGAACAATTAGGAACGGAATCAATATCTAGTTTGCTTATAAAACAAGCATTACCTGCCAGTATCGGTATTTTGGTAATGTCACTCAATGTTCTAGTAGATTCTATCTTCGTTGGTAATTGGATAGGGTCCATTGCTATTGCAGCTATAAACGTAGTTTTACCCATTTCTTTTTTTATAGGTGCTTTAGGTATGGCCATTGGTATTGGCGGTGCCAGTATTATTTCAAGGGCCTTGGGTGCCGGAAATAAAGAGAAGGCATTACGCACTTTTGGTAATCAAATTTCATTTACCATTTTGATCACCACAACAATGGTTGCCGTAGGGCTTACTTTTGTAGATACCCTAATCCCTGCATTTGGCGGTAAGGGCTCTATTTTTGAGTTGGCTAAAATCTATTATGTTATTGTACTGTATGGTGTCCCTTTCTTGGGTCTTAATATGATGGGCAATAATGTGATCCGATCGGAAGGCAAACCCAAATTTGCCATGATCGCCATGATAATTCCGTCAATTGGGAATTTGATTTTGGATTATTTGCTTATTAACGTAATGGATTACGGTATGGAAGGGGCCGCTTGGGCCACAACCATAAGTTACTTGCTATGTTTTCTGTACATCGTTTATTTTTTTCTGTCCCATAATTCAGAATTAAAACTGAGTCCAAAATATTTACGCATCAAGTTTTCAATAATCAAGGAAATAAGCTCACTTGGGATGGTGACCCTTTCTCGACAGGCTGTAGTGAGCGTGATATATCTATTGATGAATAACATTCTTTTTGATTTGGGAGGTGAGGCAATGGTAGCGGTATATGCTATAATTGGTAGAATGTTAATGTTCGCCCTTTTTCCGGTATTCGGTGTTACACAAGGCTTTTTGCCTATTGCAGGGTTTAATTATGGTGCTGAAAAGTACGATAGGGTAAAAGAATCTATATACACCGCTATAAAATATGCGGCAATATTGGCAACAATCGTTTTCGCCGGACTCATGATTTTTCCTGCTGAAATAGCCGGACTCTTTTTAAGCCATAAACCAAATATGAGCGAATTGGAATTGGCAACCAATGCATTTGTTTTGGAGAATACCCCTTCTGCCATGCGATGGGTATTTGCCGCTACTCCCATTATTGCCTTACAGCTTATTGGTGCGGCATACTTTCAAGCCATAGGTAAAGCTGTGCCGGCATTGTTATTGACCTTATGCCGACAAGGGTTCTTCTTTATTCCCTTAATACTGATCCTACCAAATTTTCTAGGCGAACTAGGTGTTTGGATTTCCTTCCCCATTGCAGATGTACTTGCAACCATTGTTACGGGGTATTTTTTGAAAAAGGAAATTGATAAGAATTTGGTTTAA
- a CDS encoding DUF3050 domain-containing protein yields MKIEEIEIILEPLREQLRNHVLYNKLKSVEDIQIFMESHVYAVWDFMSLLKVLQINLTCTTLPWKPVKNTNTARFINEIVLEEETDVNELGALKSHYEMYLDAMVEVGADTSKITDFLSKIDSLDTVLATIGNANLNDAVQSFLSFTFKTIQTQEPHKIAAAFTFGREDLIPDMFLKIVDQAGNNAYPKLEYYLRRHIELDGDEHGPLSLKMIQELCGDNEAKWHEVLECSEKALKERINLWDHIADSIVKNQASVV; encoded by the coding sequence ATGAAAATCGAAGAAATAGAAATTATATTAGAGCCTTTAAGAGAACAATTAAGAAATCATGTCCTTTATAACAAATTGAAGTCTGTTGAGGATATCCAAATATTCATGGAAAGCCATGTATATGCCGTATGGGATTTTATGTCGCTCTTGAAAGTGTTACAAATTAACCTTACCTGCACAACATTACCGTGGAAACCGGTAAAGAATACAAATACCGCTCGGTTTATTAATGAAATTGTTTTAGAAGAGGAAACAGACGTAAATGAATTGGGAGCATTAAAAAGTCACTATGAAATGTACTTGGATGCTATGGTAGAAGTAGGTGCGGATACTAGTAAAATAACTGATTTCCTAAGTAAAATTGATTCGCTTGATACGGTTTTAGCAACAATTGGTAATGCCAATTTAAATGATGCCGTACAATCATTTTTGTCATTTACTTTTAAAACGATACAAACGCAAGAACCACATAAAATTGCAGCTGCATTTACTTTTGGTAGGGAAGATTTAATACCTGATATGTTCTTGAAAATTGTAGATCAGGCTGGTAATAATGCATACCCTAAATTAGAATACTATCTAAGAAGGCATATAGAATTGGATGGGGATGAACACGGTCCGCTTTCTTTAAAAATGATTCAAGAATTGTGTGGTGATAATGAAGCCAAATGGCACGAAGTATTAGAATGTTCTGAAAAGGCATTAAAAGAGCGTATTAATTTGTGGGATCATATAGCAGATTCCATTGTTAAGAACCAAGCATCAGTAGTGTAG